The sequence below is a genomic window from Acidimicrobiales bacterium.
CACGAGTCGCTCAACTTCGCCGGCATCCACCGGCTGCCGGTCGTGTTCGTATGCGAGAACAACGGCTACGCCATCTCCGTCCCGCTCGCCAAGGAGTCGGCGGTCGAGAACATCGCTGAGCACGCCCACTCCTACCGGCTGACCGGCGTGATCGTGGACGGTAACGACCCCATCGACGTCTATGCCGCGACCCACTCGGCCATCCGCCGCGCCCGCAAGGGAGAAGGCGCGGCGCTGATCGAGTGCAAGACCTACCGCTACCTCGGGCACACCTCCGACGACGACGACCGGAGCTACCGCACGCCGGCCGAGGTCGAGCTGTGGCGCAAGAAGGACCCCCTCGTGCGGATGCGCCAGTACCTCATCGAGCAGCGCCTGCTCTCCGAGCAGCGCGAGGAGGAGCTCGAGGCCGAGGTCAAGGCCGAGGTCGAGGAGGCGGCCCGCCGGGCCGAGGAGGCGGCAGCGAACGAGCCGGCGGCGGCCTTCACCAAGGTGTGGGCCCGCCCCCTCCGCACGACCCCGGGTGCACCCGACGGGCAAGCCGGGTCCGTCGCGCCGAGACCGCTCCCCGCTTCACCCGCCGGGACGGGCCCCGAGCGCACGGTCGTCGACGCCCTCCGGCAGGCCCAGCACGACCTGCTGGCGACCGACGAGCGAGTGCTGATCCTGGGCGAGGACGTGGGGCCGAGAGGTGGCGTCTTTCGGGCAACCGAGGGGCTGCACGCCACGTTCGGCGAAGACCGGGTGATGGACACGCCGCTGGCCGAGTCCTCGATCGTGGGCATCGGGATCGGGCTGGCGCTGGCCGGTCGGCGCCCGATCGTGGAGATCCAGTTCGCCGACTTCATCCACTCGGCGTTCGACCAGATCGTGAGCGAGGCGGCCAAGCTCCACTACCGCTCCAACGGGGCGTTCGGCGTGCCCCTCGTGATCCGGGCGCCCTGGGGAGGCGGCGTCCACGGAGCCCTCTATCACTCCCAGTCCATCGAGGCCTTCTACGGCCACGTGGCCGGGCTCAAGGTGGTCGTGCCCTCGACCCCGGCAGACGTGGCCGGGATGCTACGGGAGGCCGTTGCCGATCCCGATCCGGTGCTGTTCCTCGAGCACAAGAAGACGTACCGACTGATCAAGGGGCCGGTTCCCGAAGGTGACTGGACCGTCCCCATCGGGGTGGCGGAGGTGGTCAGGGAAGGCCGCGACCTGGCCATCATCACCTACGGGCTGCACCGCCACCTCGCCCTCGAGGCGGCCGAGGCCCTGGCCGGCGAGGCAGCCGTCGAGGTGGTCGACCTACGGACGATCAGCCCCCTCGACCGGGACACGGTGCTGGACTCGGCCCGCCGCTGTGGGCGGGTGCTGGTCCTCCACGAGGACAACGTCAGCTTCGGCGTCGGCGCCGAGGTGGCGGCCCTGGTCGCGGACGAGGCGTTCTACGACCTCGACGCCCCGGTGCGCCGCCTGGCCATGGCCGACGTCCCCGCCATGCCCTACGCCGCCCCCCTCGAGCAGGCGGTGTCCATCGGCGCCGACGAGATCATCGCCGCGGCACGAAGGCTCCTGGCCGAATAGGCGGGGCGTTGGGCGAGACGCTGACCGGCTAGGTGCCTTCGTACTCGAAGCCCAAGTCGGGGGCGGTGACGAGCGCACGGAAGGTGATGCCCTCGGCGTCCGCCATGGCCGCGCAGGTTCCCCCGCGGTCGACCACCGCCAGCATCACGATCGGGTCGGCCCCAGCCACCCGCACCGCCCGGGCGGCCTCGATCAGCGAGGTTCCCCTGGTCACGGTGTCTTCGACCAAGGCCACCCGGTCCCCGGCGTCCAGGGCGCCGGCAATGCGTCCGCCCGCTCCGTGGTCCTTGGCCTCCTTGCGGACGCTGAAGGACTTGAGCGACCACCCGCGAAGATTCCCGACGGCGGCGGTGGCGAAGGCCACCGGGTCGGCACCCATCGTGAGACCGCCGATCGCCATGACCTCCTCGGGCAGCGCCGAGAGCATGGCGTCGACCATCAGGATCATGCCGTCGGGCCGGCATGCGGTCTGCTTCGAGTCGATGAACCAGTTGCTGGGACGCCCAGACTTGAGCACGAACTCGCCGGTGCGCACCGAGTGGGCGAGCAGGTGGTCGCGGAGGGCCGAGATCGACGGCGAGACTGACGGGAGGGCGCTCGGCGTCACGCGTTGCGCCGGATTCGCGCCGCCTGCCGATGGGCGGCGAGGCCCTCGGCTGCCAGCCCGGCCACCTCGTTCACGCAGGCGCTCAGCTCCAGCGGGTCGAACGGCTTGCCGAACACGTCGACGGCACCGAGGTCGAACGCCCGGGTCAGGTTGGTGGGGGTGGCTCGGGCCGACACGACCACCACCGGAGCGCTGTCGGGGCAGGACCGGAGCTGCTCGAGGACTCGCCACCCCGGCTGGCCGGGAAGGAGCAGGTCGACCAGCACGACGTCGAACCGCTGCTGACGCAGGGCGAGCAGGGCGGCGTCGGCGTCGCGTACCGTGACCACCTCGGCGCCATCGCCGGCGAGCGTCTCCTCCAGGAGGCGCAGGATGACGGGCTCGTCCTCGACCACCAGCACCGTGGGCATCGGCTCAGCCCTCCACGTGGACCCGTTGCGCCCCACCCGGCAGGATCCGACCAACCGCCAGCGCCCGTCGGCCCCGCGCTTGCAGCACCTCGACAGCTCGTCCAGCGTCCTCGGCCGCCACTACGGCGACCATACCCAGCCCGAGGTTGAAGACACGGTCCATCTCGTCGTCGGGCACGTGACCGGCCCGCTGGATCTCCCCGAAGATCGGCGGCACGCGCCACGCCGACCGCTCGACCACGGCGTCGCACCCGCTCGGAAGCACCCGGGCCAGGTTGGCGGCGATCCCACCCCCCGTGATGTGGGCCACGGCCCGCACCCCGACCTCGCGTGTCAGGGCGAGCACGGCAGGCGTGTAGATCACCGACGGCTCCAGGAGCTCGTCGGCCAGGCTGTGGGCGGCGCCGGCGTAGGCCGGGTCGTCGAGCGACCGGCCGCCGACCTCGAGCAGCGCCCGCCGGGCCAGGGAGTAGCCGTTGCACCGCAGGCCCGGAGACACCAGGCCGACGAGCACGTCCCCGGGGCCGACCCGGGCGGCGCCGAGCAGGTCGTCCCGCTCGACCACCCCGACGGCGAACCCGGCCAGGTCGAAGGCGTCGGAGGCCAGCGACCCGGGGTGCTCGGCCGTCTCCCCGCCGATGAGGGCGCAGCCCGCCTGCCGGCACCCGTCGGCGATACCTGTCACCACGCGCTCGGCTCGACCCGGGTCCAACTGCTCGGTGGCGAGGTAGTCGAGCAGGAACAGGGGCTCGGCCCCCTGGCAGACGAGATCGTCGACGCACATGGCCACCAGGTCGATGCCGATGGTGTCCAGGCGTCCCGTGGCCGAGGCCAGCTGGGCTTTGGTTCCCACGCCGTCGGTCGCGGCGACGAGGAGGGGCTGACGGTAGCGCTCGGTCGCCAGGGCGAACAGACCACCGAAGCCGCCCAGGTCGCCGATGACTTCCGGCCGGTAGGTGGTGCGGACCACGTCCTTGATGCGCTCCACCGCCTCGTCGCCGGCGCCGATGTCGACACCGGCGTCGGCATAGGTCAGGCCGCGCCCGCCAGGGCCCTCCTGGTCAGGCCCTGAGGGCAACCTCGAGGACCTCCCTGCTGGGGGCGGGCGAGATCGCCACCGGGTACTCGCCGGTGAGACAGGCACTGCAGAACCCGGCCCCAGGGGCGTCGATGGCCCGCTCGAGGTTGTCGAGGGTGAGGTAGGCGATCGAGTCCACACCGAGGTACTCGCCGATCTCGGGCACCGACCGCCGGGCGGCCAGCAGGCCCTCCCGGTCGGGGGTGTCGATGCCGTAGAAGCAGGGCCAGGCGTAGGGCGGCGAGGACACCCGGAGGTGGATCGCCGCAGCGCCGGCGTCGCGCAGCATCTCGACCATGGCTCGCGTGGTGGTCCCCCGGATCACGGAGTCGTCCACGACGATCAGCCGCTTGCCCGCGATGTTCTCCCGCAAGGGGTTGAGCTTGCGGCGCACGCCGCGAGCCCGGGCCTCGGGCGTCGGGGCGATGAACGTGCGCCCGATGTACCGGTTCTTCACCAGACCCTGCCCGTAGGGGATGCCGCTGCGGCGGGCGTAGCCCTCCGCCGCCGGGACCCCGGACTCCGGCACACCCATGACGAGGTCGGCGTCCACCGGCGCCTGCTCGGCCAGCAGCTCGCCCATGCGCCGGCGAGCTCCGTGCACCTCCTTGCCGTACAGCAGGCTGTCGGGGCGGGCGAAGTACACCAGCTCGAAGATGCAGAGCTTGGGATCGATCTTCTCAGGCGCGAAGGGTTGGACCGAGCGGAGGCCATCGCGGTCGATCACGACCATCTCGCCCGGCTGCAGCTCCCGCACGAAGCGCGCCCCCACCACGTCCAGCGCCGGGGTCTCCGACGCCAGCACCCATCCGTCGTCCAGGCGCCCCAGGCACAGCGGACGAAAGCCGTTGGGGTCGCGCACGCCGACGAGATGGTCGGCGTCCATGAGCACGAACGAGAAGGCGCCCTCGATGTCGGGCAGCACCTCGGTCAGCGCCGCCTCGAGCTCCCCGCCGTCTCCCTCGTCGGGCTCGGAGGAGAAGACCAGCGAGAGAAGCTCGGCCACCAGGTCGCTGTCGCTGGCCACCACGCCCGGCAGCATGCCGGCGCGCTCGGCCAGGGCCGCGGTGTTGGTGAGGTTGCCGTTGTGGCCGAGGGCGAAGCCCGCCGCACCGACGGAGCGGTACACGGGTTGGGCGTTGCGCCACGTGCTGGAGCCCGTCGTCGAGTACCGGGTGTGTCCGATGGCGAGGTGGCCCTCGAGCCCCGCCACCGTCCGCTCGTCGAACACGTTGGTGACCAGACCCATGTCCTTCACCACGGTGATGGTCTCGCCGTCGCTGACGGCCATCCCTGCCGACTCCTGCCCCCGGTGCTGGAGGGAGTAGAGCCCGTCGAAGGTCAGCTGGGCCACCGGCGCACCGGGTGCCCAGACGCCGAATACCCCGCACGCTTCGTGCAGGACATCATCTCGGATGCCGGACGTGAGCAACGCCGACTCCGCGCCCGGCTGGCGTGCCCTCACCACTTCAGTGTCCCACAGCCCCGGTCGCTCTTTGGCCAGCCGGCGGTAGCCTGCTCAGCGCATGGTCGACCTGCACACCCATTCGACCGTTTCCGACGGTTCCGACCCGCCGGCGCGCATCCCCGAGCTGGCCGCCGCCGCCGGATGCAGCGCGGTGGCGCTCACCGACCACGACCGCCTGGACGGGCTGGCCGAGGCCCGAGCCCGGGCCCAGGCCCTGGGCGTGGACCTGGTGCCTGGTTGTGAGGTGTCGTGCGACTGGGAGCCGGGGACACTGCACGTGCTCGTCTATTTCGTCGAGCCCGGGGACGGGCCCCTCCAGGAGGAGCTGGCCCGCCTGCAGGCCGATCGGGTCGAGCGCAACCGCAGGATGATCGACCGGCTCGCCGCCGCCGGCCTCCCCGTGACGCTCGACGAGCTGGAGGCCGAGGCCGGCGGCATCGGAGCGGGGCGGCCCCACATGGCGTCCATCCTCGTGCGCAAGGGAGTCGTGGGCTCGGTGCAGGAGGCCTTCGATCGCTACCTCGCGCGAGGCAGACCGGGCTACGTGGGCAAGGGTCGCCTGTCGCCCCGGACCGTGGCGGCGCAGGCCCGGCGGTCGGGAGGAGTGGCCGTCCTGGCCCATCCACTCAGCCTCCAGCTCGACGAGCCCCGGCTGGACTCGGTCGTGGCGGAGCTGGCCGACGCCGGCTTGGGGGGCCTCGAGGCGCGCTACGGCCGGTACTCCCCCGACGAACGAGCGGGCCTGGCTGACCTGGCCCACCGTCACGGCCTGGTCGCCACCGGTGGTTCCGATTACCACGGGACCTACAAACCGGACCTCGCTGTCGGTAGCGGTCGGGGCGACCTGTCCGTGCCCGACACCACGGTCACCGCCCTCACCGAGCGCCGGCCCTAGGGGGAGGCGGAAAGGCGCTCGGGCAGGGTCGAGCGCCAGGCGTGGACGAGATCGACCAGGGCGACATCGACCAGGCCCTCGACGACGAGCCGGTCGCCTCCGGCAACTCCGAGCTCGGTGACCGTCACCCCGGCCGCCCGGGCCCGGGCCGTGGTCTCCCCGGGGTCAGCTGCGCACACGACCACGCGGGACGGTGACTCGGAGAAGAGCTCGGCGGCGGTGGCGATCCCACGCACCGTGACGCCTGTCCGGGAATGCACCGCCATCTCGGCCAGCGCCACGGCGAGCCCACCGTCGGAGACGTCGTGGAGACCGGTCACCACACCGTCGCTCACGAGCGCCGCGACGAGATCGATGAGGTTGCGATGCCGGGCGAGGTCCAGCGGCGGTAACCGCCTCCCAAGGCGCGTCAAGCCGGGTGCGTGGTCGGCTGCCCACCGCGAGCCGGCAACTGACGACCCCGTCTCGCCCAGGAGGACGAGACGCTCTCCCGGCGCCAGGCTCAGGCCCGGCACCGGGCGCTCGAGACGATCGATGAGGCCGACCACGCCGACGACCGGCGTCGGGTCGATGTCACGCCCCTGGCTCTCGTTGTAGAGGCTGACGTTGCCCCCGACGATCGGCAGGCCGAGGGCCCGGCACGCCTCGGCCAGGCCGTCGACGACCTCCGACAGCTGCCACATGACCTCGGGGTGCTCGGGGTTGCCGAGGTTGAGACAGTCGACCACGGCGACCGGGCGGGCCCCGGCGCAGGCCACGTTGAGCGCCGACTCGGCCACGGTCATGGCCGCGCCCTGGCGGGGGTCGAGCCGACACCACCGGCTGTTGCCGTCGGTCGACAGGGCCAGGCCCCTGCGGCTGGATGGAAGACCCGGTGCCTTGAGGCGGAGGACGGCGGCGTCGCCTCCCGGTCCTTCGACGGTGTTGAGGAACAGCTGGTGGTCGTACTGCTGGTACACCCATGACGGGTCGGCCAGCAGAGAGAGGACGTCTGGTCCGTAGTCCCGAGAGGGGAGAGTCTCCTCCGCCGGGCCGGGGCTGGTACCGACCGAGGCAGCTCCGTCGGCTTGCGTCGGCGACCGACGGGGCCGGTCGTAGACCGGCGCCTCATCGGCGAGGGCGACCGCCGGGACGTCGGCCAGCACGGGCCCATCCCACCCGTCCCGCACCCTGACGCGCCCCCCGGGGGTGACTCGCCCCACCACCACGGCCGAGACCTCCCAGCGGGCGCACACCTCGAGCAGGCGGGCCAGGTCGCCAGGGGTGACGATCGCCAGCATCCGCTCCTGGCTCTCGCTGGTCATCACCTCGTACGGCTCCATGGCCGGCTCTCGGCGGGGAACGGCCGCCACGTCGATGTCCATGCCGGTGCCACCTCGGGCGGCCGTCTCCGAGCAGGCGCACGTCAGGCCGGCCCCGCCGAGATCCTGGATGCCCACGACGAGGCCGGCGTCCAACAGCTCGAGGCAGGCCTCGATCAACCGCTTCTCCTCGAAGGGGTCGCCGACCTGGACACTCGGCCGCAAGGACTCGGATCCGTTGCCCGATGCCAGCCCGTCGCCCGCCGTCGCGGCGGCCGCGTCGCCG
It includes:
- a CDS encoding dehydrogenase E1 component subunit alpha/beta, producing MYRTILLARVLDQKTWALNRMGKAPFVVSSQGHEGAQVGSAWTIRAGIDPVLPYYRDLGVVLALGMTPYDVLLGVFARPDDPCSGGRQMPNHWGDADRRIISGSSPIATHLPHAVGMALAAQLAGRDEVVMCYFGDGAASKGDFHESLNFAGIHRLPVVFVCENNGYAISVPLAKESAVENIAEHAHSYRLTGVIVDGNDPIDVYAATHSAIRRARKGEGAALIECKTYRYLGHTSDDDDRSYRTPAEVELWRKKDPLVRMRQYLIEQRLLSEQREEELEAEVKAEVEEAARRAEEAAANEPAAAFTKVWARPLRTTPGAPDGQAGSVAPRPLPASPAGTGPERTVVDALRQAQHDLLATDERVLILGEDVGPRGGVFRATEGLHATFGEDRVMDTPLAESSIVGIGIGLALAGRRPIVEIQFADFIHSAFDQIVSEAAKLHYRSNGAFGVPLVIRAPWGGGVHGALYHSQSIEAFYGHVAGLKVVVPSTPADVAGMLREAVADPDPVLFLEHKKTYRLIKGPVPEGDWTVPIGVAEVVREGRDLAIITYGLHRHLALEAAEALAGEAAVEVVDLRTISPLDRDTVLDSARRCGRVLVLHEDNVSFGVGAEVAALVADEAFYDLDAPVRRLAMADVPAMPYAAPLEQAVSIGADEIIAAARRLLAE
- the pyrE gene encoding orotate phosphoribosyltransferase, yielding MTPSALPSVSPSISALRDHLLAHSVRTGEFVLKSGRPSNWFIDSKQTACRPDGMILMVDAMLSALPEEVMAIGGLTMGADPVAFATAAVGNLRGWSLKSFSVRKEAKDHGAGGRIAGALDAGDRVALVEDTVTRGTSLIEAARAVRVAGADPIVMLAVVDRGGTCAAMADAEGITFRALVTAPDLGFEYEGT
- a CDS encoding response regulator, coding for MPTVLVVEDEPVILRLLEETLAGDGAEVVTVRDADAALLALRQQRFDVVLVDLLLPGQPGWRVLEQLRSCPDSAPVVVVSARATPTNLTRAFDLGAVDVFGKPFDPLELSACVNEVAGLAAEGLAAHRQAARIRRNA
- the purM gene encoding phosphoribosylformylglycinamidine cyclo-ligase codes for the protein MPSGPDQEGPGGRGLTYADAGVDIGAGDEAVERIKDVVRTTYRPEVIGDLGGFGGLFALATERYRQPLLVAATDGVGTKAQLASATGRLDTIGIDLVAMCVDDLVCQGAEPLFLLDYLATEQLDPGRAERVVTGIADGCRQAGCALIGGETAEHPGSLASDAFDLAGFAVGVVERDDLLGAARVGPGDVLVGLVSPGLRCNGYSLARRALLEVGGRSLDDPAYAGAAHSLADELLEPSVIYTPAVLALTREVGVRAVAHITGGGIAANLARVLPSGCDAVVERSAWRVPPIFGEIQRAGHVPDDEMDRVFNLGLGMVAVVAAEDAGRAVEVLQARGRRALAVGRILPGGAQRVHVEG
- the purF gene encoding amidophosphoribosyltransferase, producing MRARQPGAESALLTSGIRDDVLHEACGVFGVWAPGAPVAQLTFDGLYSLQHRGQESAGMAVSDGETITVVKDMGLVTNVFDERTVAGLEGHLAIGHTRYSTTGSSTWRNAQPVYRSVGAAGFALGHNGNLTNTAALAERAGMLPGVVASDSDLVAELLSLVFSSEPDEGDGGELEAALTEVLPDIEGAFSFVLMDADHLVGVRDPNGFRPLCLGRLDDGWVLASETPALDVVGARFVRELQPGEMVVIDRDGLRSVQPFAPEKIDPKLCIFELVYFARPDSLLYGKEVHGARRRMGELLAEQAPVDADLVMGVPESGVPAAEGYARRSGIPYGQGLVKNRYIGRTFIAPTPEARARGVRRKLNPLRENIAGKRLIVVDDSVIRGTTTRAMVEMLRDAGAAAIHLRVSSPPYAWPCFYGIDTPDREGLLAARRSVPEIGEYLGVDSIAYLTLDNLERAIDAPGAGFCSACLTGEYPVAISPAPSREVLEVALRA
- a CDS encoding PHP domain-containing protein, producing the protein MVDLHTHSTVSDGSDPPARIPELAAAAGCSAVALTDHDRLDGLAEARARAQALGVDLVPGCEVSCDWEPGTLHVLVYFVEPGDGPLQEELARLQADRVERNRRMIDRLAAAGLPVTLDELEAEAGGIGAGRPHMASILVRKGVVGSVQEAFDRYLARGRPGYVGKGRLSPRTVAAQARRSGGVAVLAHPLSLQLDEPRLDSVVAELADAGLGGLEARYGRYSPDERAGLADLAHRHGLVATGGSDYHGTYKPDLAVGSGRGDLSVPDTTVTALTERRP
- the purL gene encoding phosphoribosylformylglycinamidine synthase subunit PurL, translating into MEEGIHRALGLTDEEAAEIQSILGRPPNHLELAMFAVMWSEHCSYKSSRLHLRRLPSEGPGVLVGPGENAGVIDAGDGIAVAVRIESHNHPSAIEPYQGAATGVGGILRDVFTMGARPIAVMDSLRFGPLDDARNRWLLEGVVSGVSGYGNSVGVPTVGGEVAFDPCYSGNPLVNVLCLGVMPVGRLVRGRASGVGNLAVLLGSSTGRDGIGGVSVLASAGFGDAAAATAGDGLASGNGSESLRPSVQVGDPFEEKRLIEACLELLDAGLVVGIQDLGGAGLTCACSETAARGGTGMDIDVAAVPRREPAMEPYEVMTSESQERMLAIVTPGDLARLLEVCARWEVSAVVVGRVTPGGRVRVRDGWDGPVLADVPAVALADEAPVYDRPRRSPTQADGAASVGTSPGPAEETLPSRDYGPDVLSLLADPSWVYQQYDHQLFLNTVEGPGGDAAVLRLKAPGLPSSRRGLALSTDGNSRWCRLDPRQGAAMTVAESALNVACAGARPVAVVDCLNLGNPEHPEVMWQLSEVVDGLAEACRALGLPIVGGNVSLYNESQGRDIDPTPVVGVVGLIDRLERPVPGLSLAPGERLVLLGETGSSVAGSRWAADHAPGLTRLGRRLPPLDLARHRNLIDLVAALVSDGVVTGLHDVSDGGLAVALAEMAVHSRTGVTVRGIATAAELFSESPSRVVVCAADPGETTARARAAGVTVTELGVAGGDRLVVEGLVDVALVDLVHAWRSTLPERLSASP